A section of the Falco peregrinus isolate bFalPer1 chromosome 3, bFalPer1.pri, whole genome shotgun sequence genome encodes:
- the VAMP3 gene encoding vesicle-associated membrane protein 3 isoform X1, producing the protein MSATIPGSSNVAAGGNRRLQQTQHQVDEVVDIMRVNVDKVLERDQKLSELDDRADALQAGASQFETSAAKLKRKYWWKNCKMWAILIAVVLIVIIIIIVWSVSS; encoded by the exons AT gtcAGCCACTATTCCTGGAAGCTCAAATGTGGCTGCTGGTGGTAACCGTCGTCTTCAGCAGACTCAACACCAAGTAGATGAG GTGGTTGACATCATGAGAGTGAATGTGGACAAGGTGCTGGAGCGAGATCAGAAGCTGTCAGAGCTGGATGACCGTGCTGATGCGCTGCAAGCAGGAGCATCCCAGTTTGAGACCAGTGCAGCCAAGCTGAAAAGGAAGTATTGGTGGAAGAACTGTAAG ATGTGGGCAATATTGATAGCTGTTGTTCTcattgtcatcatcatcattattg tctGGTCTGTGAGTTCGTGA
- the VAMP3 gene encoding vesicle-associated membrane protein 3 isoform X2 has product MSATIPGSSNVAAGGNRRLQQTQHQVDEVVDIMRVNVDKVLERDQKLSELDDRADALQAGASQFETSAAKLKRKYWWKNCKSGL; this is encoded by the exons AT gtcAGCCACTATTCCTGGAAGCTCAAATGTGGCTGCTGGTGGTAACCGTCGTCTTCAGCAGACTCAACACCAAGTAGATGAG GTGGTTGACATCATGAGAGTGAATGTGGACAAGGTGCTGGAGCGAGATCAGAAGCTGTCAGAGCTGGATGACCGTGCTGATGCGCTGCAAGCAGGAGCATCCCAGTTTGAGACCAGTGCAGCCAAGCTGAAAAGGAAGTATTGGTGGAAGAACTGTAAG tctGGTCTGTGA